From Spodoptera frugiperda isolate SF20-4 chromosome 27, AGI-APGP_CSIRO_Sfru_2.0, whole genome shotgun sequence, a single genomic window includes:
- the LOC118263912 gene encoding ribose-5-phosphate isomerase, whose amino-acid sequence MLLKVCATTILKHSGAVRKYSQCSRNAKMSLEEAKQFAAHRAVDEYVKKDCIFGVGSGSTVVYAVQRLAERVETEKLKVTCIPTSFQAKQLIIKHKLTLGELETHPVIDVTIDGADEVDADMTLIKGGGGCLLQEKIVASCSKKLIVIADYTKDSVKLGDRYKKGIPIEVVPMAYVPIQNKIQALYGGEVKLRKAVAKAGPVVTDNGNFILDWIFTNQDLRWDKVNSIIKMIPGVVETGLFVNMCEKAYFGQPEGSVIERFGIHP is encoded by the coding sequence ATGTTGCTTAAAGTCTGTGCAACTACGATATTGAAACACAGTGGTGCAGTCAGAAAGTATAGCCAGTGTAGTAGAAACGCTAAAATGTCTTTAGAAGAAGCGAAACAATTCGCCGCACACCGGGCAGTTGATGAGTATGTAAAGAAAGATTGTATTTTTGGTGTCGGTAGCGGATCTACAGTCGTTTATGCGGTCCAACGACTTGCTGAACGTGTAGAGACTGAGAAGTTGAAGGTGACCTGCATTCCCACATCGTTTCAAGCTAAACAGCTGATTATCAAACATAAGCTTACATTGGGCGAGTTGGAGACGCATCCGGTGATTGATGTCACTATCGATGGAGCCGACGAAGTAGACGCCGATATGACGCTGATCAAGGGTGGTGGTGGTTGCTTATTACAAGAGAAGATAGTAGCCTCTTGCTCTAAGAAACTCATCGTTATAGCAGACTACACTAAAGATTCTGTGAAATTAGGAGATAGATACAAAAAGGGTATACCGATAGAAGTTGTGCCAATGGCATATGTTCCTATTCAAAATAAGATACAGGCTCTGTATGGTGGAGAAGTAAAGTTACGCAAAGCTGTTGCTAAGGCTGGACCGGTAGTGACTGACAATGGTAACTTCATCCTTGACTGGATATTCACCAACCAGGACTTGAGATGGGACAAAGTCAATAGCATTATAAAAATGATCCCTGGTGTGGTTGAAACAGGATTGTTTGTAAACATGTGTGAGAAAGCTTACTTTGGCCAGCCTGAAGGCAGTGTCATAGAGCGGTTTGGTATACATCCTTAA
- the LOC118263593 gene encoding uncharacterized protein LOC118263593: protein MSDDEPEENQMRNALSEIAKEVQKLHKDTISAKNSNIKCDDNCAEEILGQLIKCKTSLNLRTVQIKRLKNTLKTACAVAKTMSSTKASEIATLTSHLDFARKNYLNLIRQQSEKDEIITNLSTENHALREQLQFFEKVIDLGYQELQKNKSGERVENISSLEQLKQILACCGQYYADYCNEHEKRIRLEQKNRFLDTLITMENNLKPKDKIGSVCINKDKKFPAPIPRQRVAFARSELKLGSHQRNFTNFTMTKIELNKHSLSPTNSRDLDLTTHLKTVKQLLNDQNNLIKDLKSLTKVINVDETY from the exons ATGAGCGATGACGAGCCTGAAGAGAACCAAATGCGCAATGCATTAAGTGAAATTGCTAAAGAAGTTCAAAA actTCATAAGGACACTATATCTGCGAAAAATAGCAATATAAAATGTGACGATAATTGTGCTGAAGAAATTTTAGGTCAACTTATAAAATGCAAGACATCTTTGAATTTGAGAACAGTTcaaataaaaagattaaaaaatacactaaaaaCTGCTTGCG ctGTTGCCAAAACTATGTCATCAACTAAAGCGAGTGAAATAGCAACGCTAACAAGTCACTTAGATTTTGCTAGAaagaattatttgaatttaatacgACAGCAAAGTGAGAAAGACGAAATAATTACTAACTTAAGCACAGAAAACCACGCTTTACGAGAACAGCTTCAATTTTTCGAAAAAGTCATTGATCTTGGATATCAGgaattacagaaaaataaatctgGAGAAAGGGTAGAAAATATTTCTAGCCTTGAACAACTGAAACAAATTTTAGCTTGCTGTGGACAGTATTATGCGGATTACTGCAACGAACACGAGAAACGCATTCGGCTGGAACAAAAAAATAGATTCCTCGACACATTGATTACaatggaaaataatttaaaacctaaAGATAAAATAGGCTCCGTTTGTATTAACAAGGATAAAAAATTCCCTGCGCCAATCCCACGGCAACGCGTTGCTTTCGCGCGGTCTGAGTTAAAACTAGGGTCTCATCAAAGAAACTTCACTAATTTCACCATGacaaaaattgaattaaataaacattcacTATCACCAACAAATAGCCGGGATTTAGACTTGACAACACATTTAAAAACAGTGAAGCAACTTCTTAATGATCAAAATAATCTCATTAAAGATTTGAAGAGCCTAACGAAAGTAATAAATGTTGATGAAACTTATTga